From Aliarcobacter butzleri, the proteins below share one genomic window:
- a CDS encoding AAA family ATPase, whose protein sequence is MFSFEEMALTVNDLDNQKTIYYIDNFLVSEAITMIYGAPSQGKTWFMLAVSKLLAKKVKKIYYIDFDNPKRQLKERGVDWLISNYSNIKYFSKGGLNVTADGFLCEIKKNAFGQNYKDCIFIIDSTRDFVDNIHNDTQAKAFMQNMKDIRDSGGTVLLIHHATKNGKVIDGSSEFAKSADNVYEFKQKARIGNELQWSLRVENDRDAISDCGFAVDTTTLDLKDIDPVFSNMSEYEESFVNKAIEVLKKNPDGLNKKELLETLGFEKDDKTANDTINKFNAKFWECKQEKKGKPYNITLIA, encoded by the coding sequence ATGTTTAGTTTTGAAGAAATGGCTCTTACAGTAAATGATTTGGATAATCAAAAAACTATTTATTATATAGATAATTTTTTAGTAAGTGAAGCTATAACTATGATTTATGGAGCACCTTCTCAGGGTAAGACATGGTTTATGTTAGCTGTTAGTAAACTTTTAGCAAAAAAAGTTAAAAAAATTTATTATATAGATTTCGATAATCCTAAAAGACAACTAAAAGAGAGAGGTGTTGATTGGCTTATTTCAAACTATTCTAATATTAAATATTTTAGTAAAGGTGGTTTGAATGTAACTGCTGATGGTTTTTTATGTGAAATTAAAAAAAATGCTTTTGGGCAAAACTATAAGGATTGTATTTTTATTATTGATAGTACAAGAGATTTTGTTGATAACATTCACAATGATACTCAAGCAAAAGCTTTTATGCAAAATATGAAAGATATAAGAGATTCAGGAGGAACTGTACTATTAATACATCATGCGACGAAAAATGGAAAAGTTATAGATGGAAGTAGTGAATTTGCAAAAAGTGCTGATAATGTATATGAATTTAAACAAAAAGCTAGAATAGGGAATGAACTACAATGGAGTTTAAGAGTAGAAAATGATAGAGATGCTATATCTGATTGTGGTTTTGCAGTTGATACTACTACTTTAGATTTAAAAGATATAGATCCAGTTTTCTCAAATATGAGTGAATATGAAGAAAGTTTTGTAAATAAAGCAATTGAAGTATTAAAGAAAAATCCTGATGGATTAAATAAAAAAGAGTTATTAGAAACTCTTGGTTTTGAAAAAGATGACAAAACTGCAAACGATACAATCAATAAGTTTAATGCGAAATTTTGGGAATGTAAGCAAGAAAAAAAAGGGAAACCTTACAACATCACTTTAATTGCTTGA
- a CDS encoding putative peptidoglycan-binding domain-containing protein: MAKIDESMKILSWLEHNNDNTRVLHKNKGELGLTFFGIYQSAHPTLSIWNTINQVLKSESDTKKAGSILMKDSELLKQVNIFYKKEFWDKMRLDEISSQHIANEIFIFGVNVNWKIAIKEAQKLIGVTADGIIGTQTLKALNNYDEKVFDKKFDDVEIAYYEQIVKNKPHLAHNLKGWISRALYVVNEISQDVRIA, encoded by the coding sequence ATGGCAAAGATTGATGAATCTATGAAGATATTATCATGGTTAGAACATAACAATGATAATACAAGGGTTTTACACAAAAATAAAGGTGAGTTAGGGCTTACCTTTTTTGGAATTTATCAATCAGCTCATCCAACTTTGAGTATTTGGAATACGATAAATCAAGTTCTTAAAAGTGAATCTGATACTAAAAAAGCTGGATCAATTTTAATGAAAGATAGTGAACTTTTAAAGCAAGTCAATATCTTTTATAAAAAAGAGTTTTGGGACAAAATGCGACTAGATGAAATAAGTAGTCAGCATATAGCAAATGAGATATTTATTTTTGGAGTAAATGTAAACTGGAAAATAGCTATCAAAGAAGCTCAAAAGCTAATAGGTGTTACAGCAGATGGAATAATAGGAACTCAAACACTAAAGGCTTTAAATAATTATGATGAAAAAGTATTTGACAAGAAGTTTGATGATGTAGAAATTGCTTACTATGAGCAAATAGTTAAGAATAAACCTCACTTAGCTCATAACTTAAAAGGATGGATAAGTAGAGCTTTATATGTTGTAAATGAAATATCACAAGATGTGAGGATTGCTTGA
- a CDS encoding DUF3164 family protein — translation MPTINEKGMWRNKEGDFIHPDMITPDKQLEDETVESIVKGALVLQKQMIEFKAKAFEECYGFVDLLRQKYNMERITSKSGTVTLKNFDGTKIVEIQVSKLISFDQKLSLAKEKIDEYLTLKTNGADAEIQTLITRVFDVKNGKVDAKQILSLKSYPIEHELWKEAMSMIDDATEIAGTKSYIRFKHRKNGEVDGSLEHIVLDLAGLEMPIKELENGKD, via the coding sequence ATGCCAACAATAAATGAAAAAGGAATGTGGCGAAATAAAGAAGGTGATTTTATTCACCCTGATATGATAACACCTGATAAGCAGCTTGAAGATGAAACGGTTGAAAGTATTGTAAAAGGTGCTTTAGTCTTACAAAAGCAAATGATAGAGTTTAAAGCAAAAGCTTTTGAAGAGTGTTATGGTTTTGTGGATTTACTTCGACAAAAGTATAACATGGAGAGAATCACTTCAAAAAGTGGAACTGTTACATTAAAAAACTTTGATGGTACAAAAATAGTTGAGATACAAGTTTCTAAACTTATCTCTTTTGACCAAAAACTTAGTCTTGCAAAAGAAAAGATTGATGAGTATTTGACTTTAAAAACAAATGGAGCTGATGCTGAAATTCAAACATTAATTACAAGAGTATTTGATGTGAAAAATGGAAAAGTTGATGCAAAACAAATCTTAAGTTTAAAATCATATCCAATTGAACATGAACTATGGAAAGAAGCTATGAGTATGATAGATGATGCAACAGAGATTGCAGGAACTAAATCATATATTAGATTTAAACATAGAAAAAATGGTGAAGTTGATGGAAGTTTAGAGCATATAGTATTAGATTTAGCAGGTCTTGAAATGCCAATAAAAGAGCTAGAAAATGGCAAAGATTGA
- a CDS encoding AAA family ATPase — protein sequence MQEKFLHTQNYIKLEEAFQGLKELPISAPKMGLGYGNYGLGKTISLEKITAKEDALLFRAVQTWTKTSVLREICTELNLDTQGQASYLYKRVIESLISEPRILIVDEVDAILKSTKNEVLELFRDIHDETGIIVFFIGMEESNAKFKKHRHYYSRIVALVEFKPIIKEDIKKFCELSDVKIEDDLIDFFYAKYPNLRNIRVLLIRLEKYCELNNYESVDLKIFRESGVEHGK from the coding sequence ATGCAAGAAAAATTCTTACATACGCAAAATTATATCAAATTGGAAGAGGCTTTTCAAGGATTGAAAGAACTTCCTATATCTGCTCCAAAAATGGGCTTAGGTTATGGTAATTATGGACTTGGTAAAACAATAAGTTTAGAAAAAATTACTGCAAAAGAAGATGCACTTCTTTTTAGAGCAGTTCAAACTTGGACTAAAACTTCTGTATTAAGAGAGATATGTACAGAGCTTAATTTAGATACTCAAGGACAAGCATCTTATCTTTATAAAAGAGTTATAGAATCGCTTATAAGTGAGCCTAGAATTCTTATAGTTGATGAAGTAGATGCAATACTAAAAAGTACAAAGAATGAAGTTTTAGAGCTATTTAGAGATATACATGATGAAACAGGGATAATCGTCTTTTTTATAGGTATGGAAGAGTCAAATGCTAAATTTAAAAAGCATAGACACTATTACTCAAGAATAGTTGCTTTAGTTGAATTTAAACCTATCATAAAAGAGGATATTAAAAAGTTTTGTGAACTAAGTGATGTAAAAATAGAAGATGATTTAATTGACTTTTTCTATGCAAAATATCCAAATCTTAGAAATATTAGAGTTTTACTCATAAGGCTTGAAAAATATTGTGAACTAAATAATTATGAAAGTGTAGATTTAAAAATATTTAGAGAAAGTGGGGTGGAACATGGAAAATAA
- a CDS encoding DDE-type integrase/transposase/recombinase, translating into MEFIAKDLMEKLNLTKMAISKALKDIPYELKSIDGSFKPVKHYKYDDLPLRYKEKLKELGVVKEEEREDVKVSNISKANFTKKYLLAHPLKQKQAIAKCKLVEFYRKKSMTLNQKEWLEQTLKNDISFDILGSVSLKQLNDWIRKYKEAEDKQINIVEAFIDSRGAEKGVKALDKTQQDTAIRYFLRASRPRISEIYRNMCHTFGDLMPSYDALNNFYKEWKRKNPLLEEFARNPDSAKNKYLAAYGKADAKASYKNQFWELDSTPADVICADGKRYTVLAAIDVFSRRVVFHVASTSSSYSISQLLRKAILKLGIPENVVVDNGKDYTSNHFESICTNLKINMNIVPPFSGDCKPHVERVFGTMARELFEQIPGYIGHSVAEKQELQARKSFEHKIIAQEKWRKEHSLKTDEEKKAFRDAWKISKENIGLDLTVLLNPEELQSWIDNWVDKLYEQREHKGINTKPITKWNSDPTAVQSIPDIRMLDLLLGESVIRKVGKKGISYDGCNYVHLNLVEFTGHQVYIMSGHDMGYILVYDENMNFICIAEDVEHMGKDRYAARGAKKKSKQLLRQMDKIIKEAQAIKDITILDRIEAVGQVIDTNTITVAKHTETIDRLLKDSIKIEQIDKKELEKSNRYDFKNKDEEGKPTKILPSGRPVFESYFDRFVWDLKNNMVDNTTKKLAEKYPSIWEMAEKEAKVG; encoded by the coding sequence ATGGAATTTATAGCTAAAGATTTAATGGAAAAATTAAATCTAACAAAAATGGCAATTTCTAAAGCTCTAAAAGATATTCCTTATGAACTAAAATCTATTGATGGAAGTTTTAAGCCTGTAAAACACTATAAATATGATGATTTACCACTTCGCTATAAAGAAAAGTTAAAAGAGCTTGGAGTTGTAAAAGAGGAAGAAAGAGAAGATGTAAAGGTTTCTAACATTTCAAAAGCAAATTTTACAAAAAAATATCTTTTGGCACATCCTTTAAAACAAAAACAAGCTATTGCAAAATGTAAATTGGTTGAATTTTATAGAAAAAAATCAATGACATTAAATCAAAAAGAGTGGTTAGAACAAACTTTGAAAAATGATATTAGCTTTGATATTTTAGGAAGTGTTAGTTTAAAACAACTCAATGATTGGATTAGGAAATATAAAGAGGCTGAGGATAAACAGATAAATATAGTTGAAGCCTTTATTGATAGTAGAGGAGCCGAAAAAGGAGTAAAAGCTTTAGATAAAACTCAACAAGATACTGCAATTCGATATTTTTTAAGGGCAAGTCGACCAAGAATAAGTGAAATATATAGAAATATGTGTCATACCTTTGGTGATTTGATGCCTAGTTATGATGCTTTGAATAACTTTTATAAAGAGTGGAAAAGAAAAAATCCCTTACTTGAGGAGTTTGCAAGAAATCCTGATAGTGCAAAAAATAAATATTTAGCAGCTTATGGAAAAGCCGATGCAAAAGCAAGTTATAAAAATCAGTTTTGGGAACTTGATAGTACACCAGCTGATGTAATTTGTGCTGATGGAAAAAGATATACAGTTTTAGCTGCTATTGATGTATTTAGTAGAAGAGTTGTATTTCATGTAGCTTCCACTTCTAGTTCTTATAGTATTTCACAACTACTTAGAAAAGCTATTTTAAAACTTGGTATTCCTGAAAATGTAGTAGTTGATAATGGTAAAGATTATACTTCAAATCATTTTGAATCTATATGTACCAATTTAAAAATCAATATGAATATTGTTCCACCATTTAGTGGTGATTGTAAACCTCATGTTGAGAGAGTTTTTGGAACTATGGCTAGAGAGTTATTTGAACAAATACCAGGATATATAGGTCATAGTGTTGCTGAAAAGCAAGAGTTACAAGCTAGAAAATCTTTTGAACATAAGATAATAGCTCAAGAAAAATGGAGAAAAGAACATTCATTAAAAACAGATGAAGAAAAAAAGGCTTTTAGAGATGCTTGGAAAATAAGCAAAGAAAATATAGGACTTGATTTAACTGTACTTTTAAATCCTGAAGAGTTACAAAGTTGGATTGATAACTGGGTTGATAAACTTTATGAACAAAGAGAACATAAAGGAATAAATACTAAGCCAATTACAAAATGGAATAGTGATCCAACGGCTGTGCAATCAATACCTGATATACGAATGCTTGATTTACTTCTTGGTGAAAGTGTAATTAGAAAAGTTGGTAAAAAAGGTATTTCTTATGATGGATGTAACTATGTTCATCTTAATTTAGTTGAGTTTACAGGGCATCAAGTTTATATCATGTCAGGACATGATATGGGATATATCTTAGTTTATGATGAAAATATGAATTTTATCTGTATAGCTGAAGATGTAGAACATATGGGTAAAGATAGATATGCAGCAAGAGGAGCTAAGAAAAAATCTAAACAACTATTAAGACAGATGGATAAGATAATTAAAGAAGCTCAAGCTATCAAAGATATAACTATCCTTGATAGGATTGAAGCAGTAGGGCAGGTAATAGATACAAATACGATAACTGTTGCAAAGCATACTGAGACAATAGATAGACTCTTAAAAGACTCTATAAAAATAGAACAAATAGATAAAAAAGAGCTAGAAAAATCAAACAGATACGATTTTAAAAATAAAGATGAAGAGGGAAAACCTACAAAAATACTTCCAAGTGGAAGACCAGTTTTTGAAAGTTACTTTGACAGATTTGTTTGGGACTTAAAAAATAATATGGTTGATAATACAACTAAAAAATTAGCAGAAAAATATCCAAGTATTTGGGAAATGGCAGAAAAAGAAGCAAAGGTTGGATAG
- a CDS encoding S24 family peptidase: protein MTAGKRLKKARDYVGLTQSEFAEQFSLKWDKIKNIETETHKLNPDFAEMIEQKYSISGWWLLTGKGDMLLNKDSKLQNETNSNLVNISYFKDTYAAAGAGAINFDKAPMVMAFDKDFLKVQLGITVFKHLHIIHAIGNSMYPTIQTGEMLFVNPFENEEFKIRDKDIYVINTPNGVLVKRIKIHPIKPIYILVSDNPQDEDITLEGDDFKACTIIGRVIGHFNKL from the coding sequence ATGACAGCAGGAAAAAGACTTAAAAAAGCCCGTGATTACGTAGGATTAACACAAAGCGAATTTGCAGAACAATTTTCTTTAAAATGGGATAAAATTAAAAATATAGAGACTGAAACACACAAATTAAATCCTGATTTTGCAGAAATGATAGAACAAAAATATTCTATTAGTGGTTGGTGGTTATTAACTGGTAAAGGAGATATGCTTTTAAATAAAGATAGTAAGTTACAAAATGAAACTAACTCAAATTTAGTAAATATTTCTTATTTTAAAGACACTTATGCAGCAGCTGGAGCAGGTGCAATAAACTTTGATAAAGCTCCTATGGTTATGGCTTTTGATAAAGATTTTCTAAAAGTTCAATTAGGAATAACTGTTTTTAAACATCTTCATATTATCCATGCAATAGGAAATAGTATGTATCCTACTATACAAACAGGAGAGATGTTGTTTGTAAATCCATTTGAAAATGAAGAATTTAAGATAAGAGATAAAGATATATATGTTATCAATACTCCAAATGGGGTACTAGTAAAAAGAATAAAAATACACCCAATAAAACCTATTTATATATTAGTATCAGACAATCCACAAGATGAAGATATTACATTAGAAGGGGATGACTTCAAAGCATGTACTATAATAGGTAGAGTTATAGGACACTTTAATAAACTATAA
- the era gene encoding GTPase Era, with protein sequence MTKCGYVSVVGRPNAGKSSLLNWLVGEKIAMVSHKANATRKRSNIIVMHEDDQVIFIDTPGIHETEKLLNQYMLDEALKAMGDCDLILYLAPVTDKISYYEDFLEKNKKNVKHILLLTKIDFVSADELMLKLKEYEKYNDKYEAIIPVSIKKATKKADILGEVVKYLPEHPYLYDPEIMTTEHLRDIFKEFIRESIFENISDEIPYEADVIVNKVEEKPNVDVIKATIIVQKDTQKGMIIGKGATAIKRIGRDARMKIEKLTGKKCFLELFVSIKKGWTKDKEGLKALGYDVSL encoded by the coding sequence ATGACAAAATGCGGATATGTTTCAGTTGTAGGACGACCAAATGCAGGTAAAAGTTCTCTTCTAAATTGGCTTGTTGGTGAAAAAATAGCGATGGTTTCACACAAGGCAAATGCTACAAGAAAAAGATCAAATATCATAGTTATGCATGAAGATGACCAAGTTATCTTTATAGACACACCAGGAATTCATGAAACAGAAAAACTTTTAAATCAGTATATGTTAGATGAAGCATTAAAAGCTATGGGTGATTGTGATTTGATTTTATATCTTGCACCAGTTACTGATAAAATAAGTTATTATGAAGACTTTTTAGAAAAAAATAAAAAAAATGTAAAACATATCTTACTTCTTACAAAAATAGATTTTGTAAGTGCAGATGAACTTATGTTGAAGTTAAAAGAGTATGAAAAATACAATGATAAATATGAGGCTATTATTCCTGTATCTATTAAAAAAGCTACAAAAAAAGCTGATATTTTAGGTGAAGTTGTAAAATATTTACCAGAACATCCATATTTATATGACCCAGAGATTATGACAACTGAGCATTTAAGAGATATTTTCAAAGAGTTTATAAGGGAATCAATTTTTGAAAATATTAGTGATGAAATTCCTTATGAAGCAGATGTTATTGTAAATAAAGTAGAAGAAAAACCAAATGTAGATGTTATAAAAGCTACGATAATTGTACAAAAAGATACTCAAAAAGGTATGATTATAGGAAAAGGTGCAACTGCAATCAAGCGAATTGGAAGAGATGCTAGAATGAAAATAGAGAAACTTACTGGTAAAAAATGCTTTTTAGAACTTTTTGTTTCAATCAAAAAAGGTTGGACAAAAGATAAAGAGGGATTAAAAGCTCTAGGATATGACGTAAGCTTATAA
- a CDS encoding YifB family Mg chelatase-like AAA ATPase, whose protein sequence is MKIIKSASMDTIDAVSIDVESTFTRGLPSFTIVGMISTSISESRDRVKSALLVNDFKFPPLKITINLSPTELNKKGSHFDLAIALQIAFYDDKKVNFDDFYFFGELSLDGKIKDTNLIFPMVLSLAKQKLINKVVVCENSAKKLANIPNIDIYVVKDLNGAIEFLKSNLKDEYLCKKEFPLYKTLEINGEKYFYDTKYVEDFSDVLGQDMAKYAAMICAAGNHNFIMEGSPGCGKSMISKRLQYILSPMSLEEILEKAKLQALDFKDIDFSPIRAFRNPHHTATKSSILGGTNSKMGEVALSNNGVLFFDELPHFPNNILEALREPLEDNKILISRVNSKVLYETKFIFVAALNPCPCGNLLSSVKECRCSEVEIQRYKNRLSEPFLDRIDLYLVMNDSFNDNKNIVSSTELHQNVIKAFIKQKSRGQKELNGKLSDEDIKKYCLLDDDSSEVLEKARLNYSLSFRSINKVLKVARTIADLNDNEIITKSDLLKSLNFRRR, encoded by the coding sequence ATGAAAATTATAAAATCTGCTTCTATGGATACAATTGATGCTGTTAGTATCGATGTTGAGTCAACTTTTACAAGAGGACTTCCAAGCTTTACAATTGTAGGTATGATAAGTACAAGCATTAGTGAATCAAGGGATAGAGTTAAATCAGCATTATTGGTAAATGATTTTAAATTTCCACCACTAAAAATTACTATAAATTTATCACCAACTGAGTTAAATAAAAAAGGTTCACATTTTGATTTAGCTATTGCTTTGCAAATAGCTTTTTATGATGATAAAAAAGTAAACTTTGATGATTTTTATTTCTTTGGAGAGTTATCTCTTGATGGAAAGATAAAAGATACAAATCTTATTTTTCCAATGGTACTATCTTTAGCAAAACAAAAACTAATTAATAAAGTTGTAGTTTGTGAAAATAGTGCAAAAAAACTTGCCAATATTCCAAATATTGATATATATGTTGTAAAAGATTTAAATGGTGCAATAGAATTTCTAAAATCAAATTTAAAAGATGAATATTTATGTAAAAAAGAGTTTCCTTTATATAAAACTTTAGAAATAAATGGTGAAAAGTATTTTTATGACACAAAGTATGTAGAAGATTTTAGTGATGTTTTAGGACAAGATATGGCTAAATATGCAGCTATGATTTGTGCAGCTGGAAACCATAATTTTATCATGGAAGGAAGCCCTGGTTGTGGGAAGTCTATGATATCAAAAAGATTACAATATATTTTATCTCCTATGAGTCTTGAAGAGATTTTAGAAAAAGCAAAGCTTCAAGCACTTGATTTTAAAGATATAGATTTTTCACCAATAAGAGCTTTTAGAAATCCGCATCATACGGCAACAAAATCATCAATATTGGGTGGAACAAACTCAAAAATGGGAGAAGTTGCACTTAGTAACAATGGCGTTTTATTTTTCGATGAGTTGCCACATTTTCCAAATAATATTTTAGAAGCACTTAGAGAACCACTTGAAGATAATAAAATATTAATCTCAAGAGTAAATAGTAAAGTGCTTTATGAAACAAAATTTATTTTTGTTGCAGCTTTAAATCCTTGCCCTTGTGGTAACCTTCTTTCTAGTGTAAAAGAGTGCAGATGTAGTGAAGTAGAGATACAAAGATATAAAAATCGTCTTAGTGAACCATTTTTAGATAGAATTGACTTGTATTTAGTAATGAATGATAGTTTTAATGATAATAAAAATATTGTAAGTTCGACTGAACTTCATCAAAATGTAATAAAAGCTTTTATCAAACAAAAAAGTAGGGGACAAAAAGAGTTAAATGGAAAACTAAGTGATGAAGATATAAAAAAATATTGTCTTTTAGATGATGATAGTAGTGAAGTTTTAGAAAAAGCAAGGCTAAATTATAGTTTGTCATTTAGAAGTATAAATAAAGTTTTAAAAGTAGCACGAACTATTGCTGATTTAAATGATAATGAGATTATCACTAAAAGTGATTTATTAAAGAGTTTGAATTTTAGAAGAAGGTAA
- the def gene encoding peptide deformylase: protein MVREVITYPNKLLRLKSKDVEKFDNELHTLLDDMYETMIAQNGVGLAAIQVAVPLNVLVINLPNEEDIQDKNDLIEAINPVITHKDGTQVFTEGCLSVPGFSEDVTRAEHIIVEYFNRFGEKQTMESEGFLAVAWQHEMEHLSGHLFIENLSIIKRKKFEKEWKKRLKDKN, encoded by the coding sequence ATGGTTAGAGAAGTTATAACTTATCCAAATAAATTACTTCGATTAAAATCAAAAGATGTGGAAAAGTTCGATAATGAACTTCACACTCTTTTAGATGATATGTATGAAACTATGATAGCTCAAAATGGTGTTGGTTTAGCAGCTATTCAAGTAGCAGTTCCTTTAAATGTTTTAGTAATAAATCTTCCAAATGAAGAAGATATTCAAGATAAAAATGATTTAATAGAAGCTATAAATCCAGTTATTACACATAAAGATGGAACTCAAGTATTTACAGAAGGTTGTTTGAGTGTACCAGGGTTTAGTGAAGATGTTACACGAGCAGAACATATTATAGTTGAATATTTTAATAGATTTGGTGAAAAACAAACTATGGAAAGTGAAGGTTTTTTAGCTGTTGCTTGGCAACATGAAATGGAACATTTATCTGGACATTTATTTATTGAAAATCTATCTATCATAAAAAGAAAAAAATTTGAAAAAGAGTGGAAAAAGAGATTAAAAGATAAAAATTAA
- the clpP gene encoding ATP-dependent Clp endopeptidase proteolytic subunit ClpP, which yields MSYIPYVVEKTGRGERSYDIYSRLLKDRIIMLSGEINDAVASTVVAQLLFLEAEDPDKDIYLYINSPGGVVTSGMSIFDTMNYIKPDVCTICIGQAASMGAFLLSSGAKGKRYSLPNSRIMIHQPLGGARGQATDIQIQAKEIQRLKDTLNGILASQTGQDFATIEKDTDRDNFMSAEEACSYGLIDEVITKHK from the coding sequence ATGAGTTATATACCATATGTAGTTGAAAAAACGGGTCGAGGTGAAAGAAGTTACGATATTTATTCAAGACTTCTTAAAGATAGAATTATTATGTTAAGTGGAGAGATAAATGATGCTGTTGCTTCAACAGTTGTGGCTCAGTTACTTTTCCTTGAAGCTGAAGATCCAGATAAAGATATCTATTTATATATCAACTCTCCAGGTGGTGTGGTTACTAGTGGTATGTCTATATTTGATACTATGAATTATATAAAACCAGATGTTTGTACTATTTGTATTGGACAAGCTGCATCTATGGGAGCATTTTTATTAAGTAGTGGGGCTAAAGGTAAAAGATACTCTTTACCAAATTCTAGAATTATGATTCACCAACCATTAGGTGGAGCTAGAGGACAAGCTACTGATATTCAAATTCAAGCAAAAGAGATTCAAAGATTAAAAGATACATTAAATGGTATTTTAGCTTCACAAACTGGTCAAGATTTTGCAACAATTGAAAAAGATACAGATAGAGATAACTTTATGAGTGCAGAAGAAGCTTGCTCTTATGGGTTGATTGATGAAGTTATAACAAAACATAAATAA
- the tig gene encoding trigger factor, which yields MEFNANRVDEANAVITATLTKDSIENNLEKVAKQAAKTMNVQGFRKGKVPVAVVKQRYADKLREDAEADGIRKILADGLKLLDIKNSDLIGEPSVTKFDKKDNGDIEVELSVACKPNIDLGDYKSLVPAVKAIEIDIKKIDDRLTEIAQSSAPLEKIARKRAVKDGDFAVIDFEGFVDGVAFDGGKAEKYPLQIGSGSFIPGFEEQVIGMKYEEQKDITVKFPESYQAKDLAGKEAVFKVTLHEIQERAKPELNDEFAQKMLPGQKDVTIDTLRDRVKEQMLAEDKAKYYRDELKPVFLETLVEKINFALPTSVIEQEINYALNNKIRTMTEEEINELKENANKVEDIRNELKEDAVNSVKATFIIDALAKAENVQVSDQEVTQVLYFEAMQMGQNPQDVIKQYQQAGYLPAIKMSMIEEKVISKLLDEKLGK from the coding sequence ATGGAATTTAACGCAAACAGAGTTGATGAAGCAAATGCAGTTATAACAGCTACGCTTACAAAAGACAGTATTGAAAATAATTTAGAAAAAGTAGCAAAACAAGCTGCTAAAACTATGAATGTTCAAGGATTTAGAAAAGGTAAGGTTCCTGTTGCAGTTGTTAAACAAAGATATGCTGATAAATTAAGAGAAGATGCTGAAGCTGATGGAATTAGAAAAATTTTAGCTGATGGTCTAAAACTATTAGATATTAAAAATTCAGACTTAATTGGTGAACCAAGTGTTACTAAATTTGATAAAAAAGACAACGGAGATATCGAAGTTGAATTATCAGTTGCTTGCAAACCAAATATTGATTTAGGAGATTATAAATCATTAGTTCCTGCAGTTAAAGCTATTGAAATTGATATTAAAAAAATTGATGACAGATTAACTGAAATTGCTCAATCATCTGCACCATTAGAAAAAATTGCTAGAAAAAGAGCTGTAAAAGATGGTGATTTTGCTGTGATTGATTTTGAAGGTTTTGTTGATGGTGTTGCATTTGACGGTGGAAAAGCTGAAAAATATCCATTACAAATTGGTTCAGGTTCATTCATCCCAGGATTTGAAGAGCAAGTTATTGGAATGAAATATGAAGAGCAAAAAGATATTACTGTTAAATTCCCAGAGAGCTATCAAGCAAAAGATTTAGCTGGAAAAGAAGCGGTATTTAAAGTAACTTTACATGAAATTCAAGAAAGAGCAAAACCTGAGTTAAATGATGAATTTGCACAAAAAATGTTACCAGGTCAAAAAGATGTAACAATTGACACTTTAAGAGATAGAGTAAAAGAACAAATGTTAGCTGAAGATAAAGCTAAATATTATAGAGATGAACTAAAACCTGTATTTTTAGAAACATTAGTTGAAAAAATTAACTTTGCATTACCAACATCAGTAATTGAGCAAGAAATTAATTATGCTTTAAATAACAAAATTAGAACAATGACTGAAGAAGAAATCAATGAATTAAAAGAGAATGCTAACAAAGTTGAAGATATCAGAAATGAATTAAAAGAAGATGCAGTAAATTCTGTAAAAGCTACATTTATTATTGATGCTTTAGCTAAAGCTGAAAATGTACAAGTAAGTGATCAAGAAGTTACTCAAGTATTATATTTTGAAGCAATGCAAATGGGACAAAATCCACAAGATGTTATAAAACAATATCAACAAGCTGGATATTTACCTGCAATTAAAATGTCTATGATTGAAGAGAAAGTTATCTCTAAATTATTAGATGAAAAATTAGGAAAATAA